The genomic window ACTGATTGCACCTGAACCACAGCCAATTTCTAAAACTTTTGGCATTGATATACCCTGTAGGAGCTCTAGTGCTTTCTCAACTAGACTTTCAGTTTCTGGTCTGGGGATGAACACTGGAGGTCTCATCTTCAAGGTTATATTGTGAAAATCCCATTCACCGACAATATACTGAACTGGCATTCTGCAAAGAAAAACTGAATTTAGGTTACActcctattatttttcttaattaagcCCTCTATGAAAAGAGGATACTATGCCCCTTTAATTTTACATTTACAAAAAGcagtattttatttcataataagCACCAAAAAATCACAACATTGTTTCATCTATCTACAGAGAACTGCAGTTTGAACTATACTCAATTCATAACATCCAGAGCACTTGAAAGTGCActtgatagcaatagtaacaatgtcttttgttttcctttatcaaaAATTATTTAATAAACTTTAAACATTCTCAGCTTGGGCATTTCAAAATAAAATATCCTACAAAGAATattcataagaaaataaataaggtagaaaaggtatgaatgagaatgaatatctttacaatacaggagatgtactagaccagtttcgattatatcttcacgTAGTTCTGacagagatataatcgaaactggttaaagatatttcttgtattgtgaagatattcattctcattcataccttttctacatttgtcaacatgagtaTGGTTCAAAAAAATAAAGTTGAATAAACTCAATTAAAAAGTTTAATGACAAACCTTGCAAGTCTGCATGTCATCAAACGGTCTAATTCACTGTATAAGTCCTCAGATACTGATATTCTTAAATTTTCAAGTAGCTTTCTCTGCAAGAAAAGCAAAATTAGTTCATAGATAGAAAGGAGGCACTGTTAACTGTAATAAGCACATAATATGCCatgtaaacaggaaaaaaatgcacacacacaaactcacacaccctcatacaaacacacacacacagagatatgcatacatccaCACTCAAAGACAAAAATGACTCACCCTTGGCATCCCCATTACATGGGCAGTAATATGTTCTGCTGAAAGCCTGCTCTCTGGGACACCTGAATCTTCCAGTTTAGCAGTCCAGTGTGTCAGACTTTCACCCACTGTGCTTGATGAGGATGAGTATTCTCGATACCTTATATCAGTCAGCTTATTCTGGAGTGGCTGTGTGTATAATCCTCCAAACATTTTCTGTGTTATTCTTCTGGGTTGAAACCTGAGTGTATTTACATTGAGCAAACACCATTTCAATTCTCTGTTTCTATAAATTGGTTGTACTCTATTTTCTTgagaagaaaatattttcaaatattcacTTTCTGATTTGTTTGTATCTAAGGAATTTAAACATTCACATTGAGTCCTCTGTCTTGTAGAAATGGATttaacacatctatatatactgaAGGAATGTCTTTGTAAACTATTACATTTTCCTTGATGAaacattttgtattatttctgtaaataaaatgagaaataaacattaaacattagtaatattacAAGGAACACTGAAATCtgttttttcattaaaaaaattaaactatAGAGTAAACTACAGTaagtacatatattctatatatatatataacatggcagacaataaaaaaatatgtaaaaattacCAAATTTTAAGATTTCAGTATTCCTTATTATATAGGGCACATCTGTTTAaagctcccccccaaaaaaatatgtgtatatacatatatatatatatatatatatatatatatatatatatatatatatatatatacacataaatatatatatatatatatatatacacatacacataaatatatatatatatatatatatatatacacataaatatatatatatatatatatatatatatatatatatatatatatatatatatacacataaatatatatatatatatatatatatatatatatacacataaatatatatatacacataaatatatatatatacacataaatatatatatatatatatatatatatatatatatatacacataaatatatatatacacataaatatatatatatacacataaatatatatatatatatatatatatatatatatatatatacacataaatatatatatatatatatatatatatacacataaatatatatatatatatacataaatatatatatacataaatatatatatatacataaatatatatatatatacataaatatatatatatacataaatatatatatacataaatatatatatatacatatatatatacatatatatatatatattgataagcaAAACCTCTGAAAGTTGAAATCATCTACTTTTTAACTTGTACTACACTGTCTGAAACTAAAATATTGGCATAAAAGTCAAATGTGCATTGTATCAATGACATCAGGAGATATATCAACATATCCTTTTCCTGATATACTCCTGTTTCTGTGCTACATATTCAAACATAAATTATTGGCATCACAAGGCAGGATCTTATTAAAgttggttatttttatttattataagctattaataaaattaaacaacTTATCACTGAAAATCAggtaaaacacaacacaaacatagtTGCCATGGCAACTATGTTTCCTGGGAACTACTTgcattctcttcttctgttgtaatACATCCACCCAGGACCTTTTACAAGACTATAACATTTATGTTCATTGGAAGATACTCATGAAAAGTGACTTCTACTGGTACTGACAAAACCTCAAAGGCTAAAGTAAATATAATACACAGTTTACTGGCCTGCTATCATATCTTCCAAGTGTTTCTGAGTAGATCCACTGACAGTTTAAGTGAAAGTAAAGAAagcatgatatgaaaataatgttcTATCATCTAAAACTAAAAGTTGaaagaaacaatataaatattatccAGCATCATTTTCCAAGTCCCATTAACAGTTAATAAAATCATAGAGGTTAGCAAGAGAAATGTGAGCCAAAACAGCAGAAATATAACAGAAAATCAAGAGTAAACACTGGTAAAAATACCTGATATCAATCAATAATTTTGTGTTGTATCATACTGAGTGTTCCTGCTAAGATCTtccaacatacatatttatgattgCAGCAGCTCATGTGTCCAATGACTGAGAGCCCAAAGGAAGACCCAGGACAGCTCATTATTAAGGAGTTTGTTCTAGTGACACACTATCTGGGAAAACTACTTTTCATCTGAATTATCCATTCATCGCATGCcccatgttcatgtgtgtatatatatatatatatatatatatatatatatatatatatatatatatatatatatatatatgtattatatgtctctgtgtgtgtgtgtgtgtgtgtgtgtgtgtgtgtgtgtgtgtgtgtgtgtgtgtgtgtgtgtgtgtgtgtgtgtgtgtgtgtgtgtgtgtgtatatatatatatatatatatatatatatatatatattgtgtgtgtgtatatatatatatgtatgtacgtatgtatgtatgtataatatatatatatatatatatatatatatattgtgtatataaatatatatatatatataaaaccattctgtatatatataaatatatatataaatatgtatataaatatatatacatatatatatttatgtatttgtgtaagtatgtatgtatgtatatatgtatataagtttatgtatatgtatatatacatataagtatatatattatatatattatatatattttgtatattttgtatattttgtacatacacacacagacacacaactttatatatatatatatatatacatatatatatacatatatatatatataaatgtatgtgtatatatataaccattctgcatatatatataaatatataaatatatatatatatttttgtatttgtgtacatatgtatgtatgtctatatgtatataagtttatgtatatgtatatatatatttacacatatacatttatatatatatgaatatatatatgaatatatatacatatatgtgtatatatatattatatatattatatatattatatatattttgtatattttgtatattttgtacatacacacacacacaacttattatatatatatatatatatatatatatatatatatatatatatatacatatatatacatatatatatatgatgatgatgatgatgatgatgatgatgatgatgatgatgatgatgatgatgatgatgatgatgatgatgatgatgatgatgatgatgatgatatgtatatgtatatgtatatgtatatgtatatgtatacatatacatatacatatatatatatatatatttgataagacCATTCTGTAAATTTTCTTATTTTCGATTTGTATTAAACAATAGGCTCATTTGTATATCATCCAAATTTAAAATTATGTAAAATCATACATTCTTGTTCATTTATTAGATAATACTGAAAAATATCAACCTTACAACATGACACCAGGCACGACCACAAAGAGGCCTTGTCATCTCAGTGAAGCATAACAACTCTCTCCTCAGAGGAAACAAATCAACATAGTGCTTCTGAATTTTCAAATAAAATGTTGTGTATGCTATTTGTAACTCAAACACAATAACATCAAGTACtaaatattataactaatatatatatatatatatatatatatatatatatatatatatatatataaaacagagcaCAGTGATTCCTTGTATTCCCAAGGATAAATGCAGTGGTGTGTTCCAATGAAAGTTTTGGTGTTTGGGGCCTCCAGTTTCCTTCTCTCCAGTCCAGTGTATCAAGGCCTCTTCCAGAGCATGACCCAGTTGTGTAAACTCAGTAAATTTGCCAGTCTGTGTTTTCCTTTGGTGAAGTGGATACATATAGAGCTCTTCTGTTAAGTGGTACTCCTTTCTACAAGTTTAGGCATTGCAAGGTAAACCTGAAAGGATCTATTCTTTTCCTGTAAAGATGCTTATAGTGTGGTTTGACATGAAGTGTTAATTATCTGAATaaactgatcataatgatatgacACTTGGTAATAAGTAAGAACAATATGATTCTCTCAATCTTGATTTTAAATGTTAATCATGTTAAATCTTATTACAAATAATCAGCACACTTATCAAGCAATCTTACAAATTAACTAATTTATCTAATGATGAGCACCGTTTCCCTATTATTTCATGAAGAAACATTGACAGAATCAGGTGTGCTGCTTATAAaggtgcatgtgcacacacacaaaaatgcatgcAACCTTGTATCCACAaaaccacccatccacccacaatTACACGCGCGCAACCACACAGCCACCAATCCCTCTCAATTGCATGCATGCACCCACACCCAAACTAACATCCACATAGACAGTGCCACatccacattcacaaacacagacatacacacagttgTTGTCAACTTATTGTGAAATTATACTTACAACCATAACAAATACATATGCCTATGTGAATTTCCTTACAAATCTTCTTAAACAACATTACGTTTTGAAACGCCAGCCAAGTACCGTACCTTCAATTATTGCAAGTGTTAAGGCAACAATAGTTTGGCTGTGTGTTGCACAACAAATGCTGTAATAAGAAACTTTCTCCCGGTGAGTTCCAGCCGAGGCTCGGCGCTCCTCGGGATCAGCTGCTCCGCGTTCGTGGACAAACGCTCATGACGCAAGACTACCGGCTCTCTAATGCCCTTCCCAAATACCCgtggtacttgtgtgtgtgtgtgtcagtatgtaaatacacacacacacacacacacacacacacacacacacacacacacacacacacacatatatatatatatatatatatatatatatatatatatatatgtatatgtgtgtgtgtgtatgtgtgtgtgtgtgtgtgtgtttgagtatgtaaatacatatatatacacacatatatatatatgtgtgtgtgtgtgtgtgtgtgtgtgtgcgtgtgtgcgtgtgtgtgtatgtgtgtatgtgtgtatgtgtgtgtgtgtgtgtgtgtttgtgtgtttgtatgtgtgtgtgtttgtgtatttatgtatatatacatacatacatacatatacatacatatatagatgtgtgtatacatatacatttagatgtgtatatatacatatacatatatatgtatgtatacatatatattatatatgtacatatgtatatttatatatacaaatatatatatatatatacataaacacacacacacacgtgtgcatatgtgtgtgtgtatacatatacatataaaaaatatatttatacatacacacacacacatacatgcatatatacatatatacatatatatgtgtgtgtatgtatatatgtatatatatatacatatatgagtgtgtgtgtgtgtctgtgtgtacatataaataaagaaataaatatatatggatatacagatagatagatagatagatacatatagatatatagtgtatatagatgtgtgtatgtatgtatatatatatatatatatatatacacacacatgtgtgtgtgtgtgtttatgtgtgtgtgtgtgtttgtgtgtgtgtgtgtgtgtgtgtgtgtgtgtgtgtgtgtgtgtgtgtgtgtgtgtgtgtgtgtgtgtgtgtgtgtgtgtgtgtgtctctatatatatatatttatctgtgtgtgtgtgtgtgtgtgtatgtgtctctctctctatatatatatgtgtgtgtgtgtgtgtgtgtgtgtgtgtgtgtgtttgtgtgtgtgtgcccgtgtgtgtgtgtgtgtgtgtgtgtgtgtgtctctatatatatatatttatctgtgtgtgtgtgtgtgtgtgtgtatgtgtctctctctctatatatatatgtgtgtgtgtgtgtgtgtgtgtgtgtgtttgtgtgtgtgtgcccgtgtgtgtttatatatatatatatatatatatatatatatatatatgtgtgtgtgtgtatgtgtatgtgtgtgtgtgtgtgtgtgtgtgtgtgtgcgtgtgtgtgcgcgcgcacgtgtgtgtgtgtgtgtgtatatatatgtattcatttatttatatctgtatatacatacatatatacacatttatacacacacatacacacacaaacacacacacagatatatatatatatatatatatatatatatatatatatgtatatatatatgtatatatattcacacacacacacacacacacacagatgtgtgtatatatatatatatatatatatatatatatatatatatacagagagagagagagagagagagagagagagagagagagagagagagagagagagagagagagagagagagatgtgtgtatatatatatatatatatatatatagacacacacacacacacacacacacacacacacacacacacacacacatatatatatatatataaagatacacacatacatatacacacacatacacacacacacacaaacatacacacacacacacacacacacacacgcacacacacacacacacacacacacacacacacacacacacacacacacactcactcactcactcactcacacatacgtgtgtgtgtatatatgtatatatatatacacacatctgtataaactatatatctatgtgtatctatctatttatctatccatatatgtttattacatgtatatatctacatattcaaaATCATATTTGTTTCATATGTTTGCGGaggcgtatacatgtgtgtgtgtgtatgtatatatctatatatatatagatagatagatagatatatatacacacatctctatacactatatatctatgtgtatctatctatctatccatatatatttataaatgtatatatctatatattcaaaatcATATTTGTTTCATATGTGTGCGGaggcgtatacatgtgtgtgtgtgtgtgtatgtgtgtgtatatatatatatatatatatatatatatattaatttagacCTCTCTGTGTCCACACAAGAGCTGAATGATACTGCCATGGGAGCCGACTACGACTGGCTTGTGTAGCTGACCTTGGGTGACCTTGCGTTCCCTCCTGCaatatgatgttatttttaccattttattttttttcttctttttgtcaccTTCGTCCCttacacattataaatatttatacgttCACAGAGGCACCTCCGTACCTGTGCATaaacagatggagaaagaatGTGATTCCCGTAAAAGTTTGTCGTGTAACAATCTCACAGACAGTTTCGTATTATGTGTATGtagcctaatatatatattacatacacacacacacacacacacacacacacacacacacacactcacacacacacatatatatatatatatatatatatatatatatataatgtatttattcatgtatatatgtgtatatatatacattatacatacatacatatatctatacacactttatacatatatgcatacacacatatatatacataaatgcatatatatgtatatatgtatacaaacacacacacacacatttatttatatatatataattatatgtacatatgtatatatatatatatatatatatatatatatatatatataaggtgagagagagagagagagatatgtgtatgtgtgtgtttacatacatatttatataaacatatatatatatatatatatatatatatatatacatatatacatatatatatatatatatatacacacatacacacgcatatatatatatatatatatatatatatatatatatatatacacacacacacacacgtatgtaaagatatatatatatatatatatatatatatatatatatatatgtgcgtgtgtgtgaatatatatatatatatatatatatatatatataaatgcgtgtgtgtgtgtgtgtgtatatatatatatatatatatatatatatatatatttatgtttatatatatatgtatgtatacgcacacatacacacacgcgcgcgagcgcatatatatatatatatatatatatatatatatatacattaatttataaatatgcatatatatatctgtgtgtatacatatgtatatatatacatattaatatacatatacatacacccactcacatacatacatccatctatatatacatatatatatatatgtgtgtgtgtgtgtgtgtctataactatatctatatctatctagtcatctatctatctacctacctacctatctacatgtgtgagtgtgtatacgagAGGCGCTCATTTAAGAATTCCCCTGATCCACTTCCCATGGACGCACAGGAAACTTCGTACaattattagtctttctctagaTAGGTCCCATCTAGAGTGAAAAAACACCTCCCATCGTTTTATGCATctgtggactcctcgcttgtTAAAGTTGGCAGTTtgtgtttgaagccatgaagtgactcaTCACCTTTGCCTTCAAAAATGaattcatggacggaaagagaagAAACTAAGATGGcacaaggtcaggagaataaggaggatgaggaatgatGTCTTAGCCATAGGAACATGTTTCCATCTGGGCAAGGTGAGAGTTGTGAggaggggcgttgtcttgtacgGTGGATACCTTTGACCAACAATccacgcctcttggttttgataacttctcacaatttctgtagcagtgaagcctTGTAAGATCCTGTAATTGTCAGGAAATCCATCACCACTACATGCTGGTCTCAAAAGATtgtgaccttgcctgccgagggtgtgactttttttttttttttttttttttttgggggggggggtgaatcaaAGTGCTTCCACTGTTTTGACTGGGAGTTGGTTTGTGGATCATTACGATGGACCCAAGTTTCCTCCtgtgtaattagtctgtcaaaatcTGGGCACATGGCTAGAAGAgctttggaacaatggactcgttcctgcttctggaaattAGTAAGTATcatgggaacccatcgagcagacaattTTTACATATTCAAATGGCCAAAAATGATTTTGCCCACAGCCTCTACACTCATCTGGCATCTTGAACTAGTAACACGGCAATCTtgcaaaatggcagtctccacctgatggatggtgtcctcatcaatagCAGATATGAGCCGTTTACACAGACCTCTGTCAACACTTGAAATGGGAATGCCAATGTTTATCATATGATGGATCATCCTCCCTATAAGTGTTTGCATTTCATCGAAGGGTGTCTTGTGGTGTGCGACCATATAGTActgtttatttcccgattacttagtcgacagaaacccttaattgactgtaacatgccttttccatattTAATACCGGGGAATTTAAATTTTCTagcatattctttgttttccatgcattactgttattttgaatcaaatataaattgactgtaaattgagttgacagacgacaaacaacaatgttttggtggccgcttatcttcatgaccgagcattgcagcTTGAAAGACATTATTTtagggaatcattagtttcactctatgaagaggataagcatttattgcgatatcacagatttcttagatttgttttactataaccttctctgatgccaaatatccaactagacaatccctttaagaattattattccgataatcagcgagtcttctgtatgtatgtttaaataaattTACTTTCGcaaaaaattatgattttttgccTTATActtaaaatgtatgtaaaatgtcaTATGTGAGACCTTATAAACACtttgttaaaaatataataataatgtatattatatttctattttttgcctgaagacgattgctgcgtattatcattttctctttttgactaaaacttgtactatgaaaggttattctttgaaattcatcattgttaatttattttacaatggctgagtctttcaaaaatatcactcgaGGCCCtccatggtgttggtgaccgttgggggcgtggcaataaaacagccatggatttccattggttgttacaTCTAATAGGCTAACTGCTGATTAGTCAATCGATTACcagtctgccctctcttggtagtcaatggaattaacttacaatgtaaacacgggccttacaatgtgcttattacgttgtaattattttttgagtatcggtggtttacaatgtagtaaggagatcggaaggtacgatgtagtaaagcggttacaacttgtaacggacgggtagtttgaatcactgctcgatacttcattcgtgtgtgtatacgtgtgtatataaatctatatatatgtgtgtgtgtgtgtgtgtgtgtgtgtgtgtttgtttgtttgtttgtttgtgtgtgtaaatatatatatatatatatatatacacacacacacacacacacgcgtgtgtgtgtatgtgtttgtactgtacatatgcatgcaataCTGGCATTAGATCGTTCCTGAActatttggtgtatatatattttgtattgcgCTCGGTTGAAAGTGGGTGCAGGACGCGGCAACAACGTCTAAGTAATGCTCTGAGGAACGTCATAATTACGGTGGATGGAATGTGAATATGAAAGTCAGGCTGGCTGAGTTCCTGGTAAAGTTGCAAATGGGCTATAGCACTGCTGCTCAGCCTGTAGGTCTGTTTCACTCAaccttcctctgttttctttcattattctcaatcctctctctctctcgctctctctctctctctctctctctctctctctctctctctctctctctctctctttctctctctctctttctctctctctctctctctctctctctctctctctctctctctctctctctctctctctctctctttctctctctctctctctctctctctctctctctctctctctctctctctctctctctctctctctctctctctttatatatatatatatatatacatacatatacatatatatacacacatatatatatgtacaaacacacacacacacacacacacacacacacacacacacatacatgcgtgtatgtgttgtgcCAATCGCTCTATCTGTTTACGTGTATGCGAGTGGGACTCGTTCATTTCCTACGATGATAAAATCGCATCGGAATGTGCTTAAAGTAAAATATGATGAACAACACCTTGAAACATAGTGTTAGAAACACGGCAAGATTTATTTTTGTG from Penaeus chinensis breed Huanghai No. 1 chromosome 24, ASM1920278v2, whole genome shotgun sequence includes these protein-coding regions:
- the LOC125037819 gene encoding MTRF1L release factor glutamine methyltransferase-like — encoded protein: MFHQGKCNSLQRHSFSIYRCVKSISTRQRTQCECLNSLDTNKSESEYLKIFSSQENRVQPIYRNRELKWCLLNVNTLRFQPRRITQKMFGGLYTQPLQNKLTDIRYREYSSSSSTVGESLTHWTAKLEDSGVPESRLSAEHITAHVMGMPRRKLLENLRISVSEDLYSELDRLMTCRLARMPVQYIVGEWDFHNITLKMRPPVFIPRPETESLVEKALELLQGISMPKVLEIGCGSGAISLSLLKCMKELQCVAVDQSKHAVSLTKENAQQLKLDDRIVVLEGKVTQEKFPALPYDKFDLVVSNPPYVLRKDLMGVGPEIMIFEDMRALDGGKDGLDTIKPILLHCQHFLPSGCSILMEVDPCHRYLIPAWLKTQNVNLEISNIIQDFNGKDRFIEFTKI